Proteins co-encoded in one Falco rusticolus isolate bFalRus1 chromosome 14, bFalRus1.pri, whole genome shotgun sequence genomic window:
- the SLC7A3 gene encoding cationic amino acid transporter 3 gives MLGRKMTSIGKKLIRRRMVDLSSEDTRFARCLSTLDLIALGVGSTLGAGVYVLAGEVAKETAGPSIVLCFLVAALSSVLAGLCYAEFGARVPKTGSAYLYSYVTVGEIWAFTTGWNLILSYVIGTASVARAWSAAFDNIIGNHISTFFMNKTTLHLPGLLAERLDFFALILIVLLTALLAFGVSESALVNKIFTAVNLVVLGFVIIAGFVKGDVRNWQLSEEDYSNLSYLEPTNDTMKKAFGSGGFVPFGLEGILTGAATCFYAFVGFDCIATTGEEARNPQRSIPIGIIVSLLICFVAYFGVSAALTLMVPYFLLNKESPLPEAFKVVGWEPARYAVAVGSLCALSTSLLGSMFPMPRVIYAMAEDGLLFKFLSNINSRTKTPLLATITSGLLAAMMAFLFDLKDLVDLMSVGTLLAYSLVAVCVLILRYQSGQLNSPKAMELLELNGNEEERVIMNPTVTTTNAQQKETLSLVTLFNPPTDTPTALSGRIVYVCVSVIATLIMVICVVLTLKVSALKSGSVGCIVALVLLIVALLIPTIIVWRQPQSNAQLNFKVPFLPLLPIFSIFINILLMVQLSAGTWVRFAIWMALGFMIYFGYGIRNSVEGKNAE, from the exons TGGGGCCGGTGTGTAcgtgctggctggggaggtggcCAAGGAGACAGCTGGTCCCTCCATTGTCCTCTGCTTCCTGGTGGCTGCTCTCTCATCGGTACTGGCTGGACTCTGCTATGCAGAGTTTGGAGCCCGCGTTCCCAAGACCGGCTCTGCCTACCTCTACAGCTATGTCACTGTTGGTGAAATCTGGGCTTTCACAACCGGCTGGAACCTCATCCTCTCCTATGTGATAG GTACGGCCAGCGTGGCTCGAGCCTGGAGTGCGGCATTTGACAACATCATTGGCAACCACATCTCTACCTTCTTCATGAACAAGACCACACTGCACCTTCCAGGGCTGCTGGCCGAGCGCCTGGACTTCTTTGCCCTGATCCTGATTGTGTTGCTCACTG cactgctggcctTTGGCGTCAGTGAATCTGCCCTTGTGAACAAAATTTTCACGGCGGTGAacctggtggtgctgggcttTGTCATCATTGCTGGCTTTGTGAAGGGAGACGTCAGAAACTGGCAGCTTTCAGAAGAGGACTACAGCAACCTCTCGTACTTGGAGCCGACGAATGATACTAT GAAAAAGGCCTTTGGCTCTGGTGGCTTTGTCCCCTTTGGACTGGAAGGGATCCTGACTGGCGCTGCCACTTGTTTCTATGCCTTCGTGGGCTTTGACTGCATTGCCACCACAG GGGAGGAAGCCAGGAACCCACAGCGCTCGATCCCCATTGGCATCATTGTGTCCCTCCTCATCTGCTTTGTGGCTTATTTCGGGGTCTCCGCGGCCCTGACACTCATGGTGCCCTACTTCCTCCTGAACAAGGAGAGCCCCCTGCCTGAGGCTTTCAAGGTGGTGGGCTGGGAGCCTGCGCGCTACGCCGTTGCCGTCGGCTCACTCTGTGCCCTTTCCACCAG CTTGCTGGGCTCCATGTTCCCCATGCCCCGTGTGATCTATGCGATGGCAGAGGACGGGCTGCTTTTCAAGTTCCTCTCCAACATCAACAGCCGCACGAAGACCCCTCTGTTAGCCACCATCACCTCTGGGCTTCTTGCAG CGATGATGGCCTTCCTGTTTGACCTGAAGGACCTGGTGGACCTCATGTCGGTTGGCACGCTGCTGGCCTACTCCCTGGTGGCAGTGTGTGTGCTCATCCTCCG GTACCAGTCTGGGCAGTTGAACTCTCCAAAGGCCATGGAACTGCTGGAGCTGAATGGGAATGAGGAGGAGAGGGTGATCATGAACCCAACTGTCACCACCACCAATGCCCAGCAGAAAGAGACGCTGTCCCTGGTGACACTCTTCAACCCACCCACAGACACCCCCACTGCACTCTCAGGGCGCATTGTCTACGTTTGTGTCTCAGTCATTG CCACACTGATCATGGTCATCTGCGTGGTCCTGACCCTCAAGGTGTCTGCATTGAAGAGCGGCAGTGTGGGCTGCATTGTGGCCCTGGTGCTGCTCATCGTGGCTCTGCTCATTCCCACCATCATCGTTTGGAGGCAGCCGCAGAGCAACGCGCAGTTGAACTTCAAA GTACCTTTCCTCCCGCTCCTGCCAatcttcagcatcttcattAACATCCTGTTGATGGTACAGCTGAGTGCCGGCACCTGGGTGCGGTTTGCCATCTGGATGGCCCTCG GTTTTATGATTTACTTCGGCTACGGGATTCGGAACAGTGTGGAAGGGAAAAATGCAGAGTAA